DNA sequence from the Methylomonas albis genome:
GGCGTCAGGCATTATCGCCTCAATGAAAGGCTATGTTTCGCATCAATTACAGCGCTGCATCGAACATCCCAACCGATATGTATTGTTGGTCAATTGGGATTCGCTGGAGGATCATACCGAAGGCTTTCGAGGTTCCGTCCAATACGACGAATGGCGTGCCTTACTGCATCACTTCTATGAGCCGTTTCCAATGGTAGAACATTACTCGTTGGTGATGTAGAACTCGTGGTAGATAACGGAAAATTATTTATTTCTTTATTCGAAGGAACACGGAGAAAGGTTTAGCATTATGAGAGTAGTTGGTATCGACCACGTGCAGCTAGCTATACCTCCAGAAGCAGAATCAATAGCTCGTGCGTTCTACGGAGGGCTTCTTGAATTGAGTGAGATTCCCAAACCTGCCCAAATTGCTTTGCGTGGAGGCGTGTGGTTTCAATGTGGAAGCTTGCAGATCCACCTTGGGATCGATAGGAATTTCAATCCCGCTAAGAAATCGCATCCGGCATTGTTGATCGAGGGTTACGAAAAACTCTTGAAAAAGCTCGCAGACGCGGGCTGCGAGGTGCGGAAGGATACTTCGATTCGTGACGTTACTCGCTGTTTCACGTCCGATCCATTCGGTAACCGAATTGAACTGATTTC
Encoded proteins:
- a CDS encoding antibiotic biosynthesis monooxygenase family protein, translating into MILEIAILNVIAGRELEFEASFRQASGIIASMKGYVSHQLQRCIEHPNRYVLLVNWDSLEDHTEGFRGSVQYDEWRALLHHFYEPFPMVEHYSLVM
- a CDS encoding VOC family protein, whose amino-acid sequence is MRVVGIDHVQLAIPPEAESIARAFYGGLLELSEIPKPAQIALRGGVWFQCGSLQIHLGIDRNFNPAKKSHPALLIEGYEKLLKKLADAGCEVRKDTSIRDVTRCFTSDPFGNRIELISADTGF